The genomic region CTTTTGCTGCCTGCAGGGCTCAGCTTGTAAGTGAATACATTCTTCCTGCTATGAATAAAGGTAAAACTGTTATTTGTGATAGATTTTCTGATTCTACCTTTGCATATCAGGGTTTTGGGAGAGGAGTTAATCTGTCTCTCTTGAAAAAGCTTGACTTTTTTGCTACAAATGGAGTAAAACCTGATATTACATTTCTATTTGATTTTTCTTTTATTGAGGCACAAGAAAGATTTGTAGGGAATAAGGATAGAATGGAGTCTGAGAATATAGACTTTCACAATAGAGTAAGAGCAGGATATCTTAATCTGGCCTCTTTAGAGCCAGAAAGATTTTTTATCTTGTATCCTAAACTAAATAGAGATGCGATCCATAAAATAATTTTGAAAACAGTATTAGAAAAAAAAGTTGGAAAAAGTGTTTGAGGAAAGATTAGAAAAATTCGATAAATTTTTTGAAAATGTTAAAGAATTTAACTTAAGGTCATTTGCGGTCTGGGGTCCAAAAGGAAATTATAAAAAACAGATAATAAACAATTTTCTGGAAAAAATTTACGGTTATAAATTTGACTCTTTATATGAAAATAAACCAAATTTTTTTTCTTTTGTCTTCGGGAAACAGACTGAAAACGATCTATTATCTGACAGGAAGTTCTTAAGAGAATTACTAAACGATGTGTTGTGGCAGAAGAGAGTTAATAATGAAATTATTACTGTGTTTGTAGAATTTGGAAGCGATCCGCAAAGGATCAAGGATGTCGTAGAAATACCTGACTTTTTTCTAAAGATTGTCGAAGAGCCGCCTGAAAATACCTATTTTATATTCTTATCTGATTTTCAGCTAATATCGACATTAAGATCGAGATCAATTGAAATTTATGCTCCATTGCTTTCTGATAAAGATACTGCTGAATTTCTAAGTAAATTTGACAACGCATCTGTAAATAATAAGGATTTTGCTGAGCTTGTTTACGGATGTCCAGGCATACTATCTGACAAAGATGAAACTTTTTTTAATAGTATGCTTGATAAAATTGAATTGATGAAATGTTTTATTAAATCTGAGGGTATGAACGATAAAAATTTTTTGTTTGATAACGTCTATAAGGACACGGAACCATCTTTGTCTTTATTTTTCTATAAATCACAATTGCTGGCGCTTTTTAAGAAAAGACAGATAAGTTTTGAGATATATTTAGATGCTTTGGAAAAGATAAAGATGGCTAATAAGTTCTATTTAAGTAGGGTAAATGCTTCATCAATTTTTTTGATTAGCAATTTTTTATTAGATTTTAAGGAGATTTAAATGAATTATTATTATGTAAAAGTTTTGCCTTTAAGGCGATTTGGATATTTTTTGTCAGAGGAGCAGTTTTCAAAAGGCGATTGCGTAGTAGTCGAGGGCAATTTCGGAATTGAAATGGGTATAATTGATTCAGTTGTGGACGACATTGGTGAAAATATTGAAAGCATTAGAAAAATTTTAAAATTGGCGACCAAAGAAGATGTCTGCGGATTGCAAGAAAGAGAAGATAGGGCAAAGGAAATACTTCTTTTGTCCAAGGAATTAGCCAGGGATTTGAAACTTGAAATGAAATTTCTTAAGGCAGTTTATAACACTGATGGCTCTAAAATAACAATTTATTTTACTGCTGATGGACGAATTGATTTTAGGGAATTAATTAAAGAGATTACGAAAAGAGTTAAGAAAACAAGAGTGGAATTGTTTCAAGTGGGCTCAAGGGATGCCGTAAAGCTTCTTGGGGCTATAGGCAGCTGTGGAAGAGAAGTTTGTTGTACTACCTTTTTAGATG from Thermodesulfobium sp. 4217-1 harbors:
- the tmk gene encoding dTMP kinase — its product is MQNNNNGLFITFEGIEKCGKTTQSKLLYDKLVELGNEVVYLKDPGITELGESFRQVLLHGRNISIESEVLSFAACRAQLVSEYILPAMNKGKTVICDRFSDSTFAYQGFGRGVNLSLLKKLDFFATNGVKPDITFLFDFSFIEAQERFVGNKDRMESENIDFHNRVRAGYLNLASLEPERFFILYPKLNRDAIHKIILKTVLEKKVGKSV
- the ricT gene encoding regulatory iron-sulfur-containing complex subunit RicT; the encoded protein is MNYYYVKVLPLRRFGYFLSEEQFSKGDCVVVEGNFGIEMGIIDSVVDDIGENIESIRKILKLATKEDVCGLQEREDRAKEILLLSKELARDLKLEMKFLKAVYNTDGSKITIYFTADGRIDFRELIKEITKRVKKTRVELFQVGSRDAVKLLGAIGSCGREVCCTTFLDEIDTISVKMVKDQGLQLNPTKISGVCGRLLCCMSYEYPFYASCRSCFPNVDDIVKAPRGNARVIENRYLKNSYVVMYEDGVKEEIFRDHCCNKNDDKKT